Proteins encoded within one genomic window of Methanobacterium sp.:
- a CDS encoding DUF460 domain-containing protein has product MTVGVAILDLSGEILDVNSFKEVSRAYITRHIINYGKTVLVATDVHNPPKLVKKMATSLNSRIFSPYRDLAVSYKNDLVDDYVYLQDQRLSMHRSGVINKIIPQNAHERDALAAAIQAYRNYQKKLKQIERRTKSLGLTPQIVDDIKILVINEIPITKAINYTLEKIKSPTHQARESAHDVSSKTISNGTKKYKEFEKPPNTPREDHALEASSELSKLQNKLKSQEKQIKNLQNKNKILEDDIRQYQDEVTQLETKIQRLQFQYSRNILHQKEITKKNSIIKGIHEKYNHEKALRQDLEAQIKLIKRIRAMELSREASPVKIIDSFSKDGIREAANFKNIKRGDVVLLKSSKGGGSHTALLLIKLGVKAVITTDKMSHQAKEVFEKNNIPLLEEKNVDLNMADDFAVIMNTDLNGAIDKWSKNQEEKKKKEDRNKLLKIMDDYKAQRKRSTHNS; this is encoded by the coding sequence ATGACAGTTGGTGTGGCTATTCTTGATCTTTCCGGTGAAATTCTTGATGTTAATAGTTTTAAAGAAGTTTCACGGGCTTATATAACCAGACATATCATCAATTATGGAAAAACTGTTTTGGTTGCCACTGATGTTCACAACCCTCCTAAACTGGTTAAAAAAATGGCAACATCCCTTAATTCCAGAATATTTTCTCCTTACCGTGATCTGGCGGTAAGTTATAAAAACGATTTGGTTGATGATTATGTTTATCTTCAAGACCAACGTCTTTCAATGCACAGATCCGGAGTAATTAACAAAATAATACCTCAAAATGCCCATGAAAGAGATGCATTGGCAGCGGCAATCCAAGCATATAGAAATTATCAGAAAAAACTAAAACAAATTGAAAGGAGAACCAAGAGTCTGGGATTAACTCCTCAAATAGTGGATGATATAAAAATTTTGGTAATTAACGAAATCCCCATAACTAAGGCTATAAATTACACATTAGAAAAAATTAAATCCCCAACTCATCAAGCCCGAGAATCTGCCCATGATGTTTCATCAAAAACAATATCTAATGGAACAAAAAAATATAAAGAATTTGAAAAACCCCCCAACACTCCACGAGAAGATCATGCCTTAGAAGCATCTTCAGAACTTTCTAAGTTGCAGAATAAACTCAAATCTCAGGAAAAACAGATTAAAAATTTGCAAAATAAGAACAAGATATTGGAAGATGATATTCGCCAATATCAAGATGAAGTTACCCAACTGGAAACGAAAATACAAAGATTGCAGTTCCAATACTCACGGAACATCCTACATCAAAAGGAGATAACCAAAAAAAATTCAATAATTAAGGGAATTCACGAGAAATATAATCATGAAAAAGCTTTAAGGCAAGATTTAGAGGCTCAAATCAAATTAATCAAACGTATCAGGGCAATGGAACTTTCAAGAGAGGCATCCCCTGTCAAAATTATAGATTCATTTTCTAAAGATGGAATTAGGGAAGCTGCCAATTTTAAAAATATAAAACGTGGTGATGTTGTACTTTTAAAAAGTTCTAAAGGTGGAGGTTCACACACTGCATTACTCCTAATAAAATTAGGTGTTAAAGCAGTTATAACCACAGATAAGATGTCGCATCAAGCTAAAGAGGTATTTGAAAAAAATAATATTCCCTTGCTGGAAGAGAAAAATGTTGATTTAAACATGGCCGATGACTTTGCAGTAATAATGAACACGGATCTTAATGGAGCAATTGACAAATGGTCGAAGAATCAGGAAGAAAAAAAGAAAAAAGAAGATAGAAATAAACTTTTAAAGATTATGGATGATTATAAGGCTCAGAGGAAGAGATCTACCCATAATTCATAA
- the truA gene encoding tRNA pseudouridine(38-40) synthase TruA has protein sequence MIRVALKIAYMGRDFHGFQRQPGLRTVESELLGALEEVGVIENLGQSNYSIAGRTDRGVHALGNVVSFRTRKMPIINQVNDILPRDIRILGFAQVPIGFKTRYANKRHYRYILCNVNDELMDIEKMQEAAHLMEGTHNFINFSKKTERNPMRRVDSVTITVTNQNYLFDVVGESFLWNMVRKMVTVLKNVGNGELGVDEVKQFFKPQHTPSITPMPPESLILMDVSYNHVHFIENEYARSKFIQTLHKEFSNHQRMAATTAEMIKSLTGD, from the coding sequence ATGATAAGAGTAGCTTTAAAAATAGCCTACATGGGAAGGGATTTTCATGGGTTTCAAAGACAACCAGGCCTGCGTACCGTGGAAAGTGAACTATTAGGTGCACTTGAAGAGGTTGGAGTTATTGAAAACCTTGGACAATCTAACTATTCCATTGCCGGACGAACTGATCGTGGAGTTCATGCACTGGGAAATGTGGTCTCTTTCCGCACCAGAAAAATGCCAATAATCAACCAAGTCAATGACATTTTGCCGCGAGATATAAGGATTTTGGGATTTGCACAAGTGCCAATTGGATTTAAAACCAGATATGCAAATAAAAGACACTATCGCTATATCCTGTGCAATGTTAATGACGAATTAATGGATATTGAAAAAATGCAAGAAGCAGCTCATTTAATGGAAGGAACCCATAATTTCATCAATTTTTCCAAGAAAACTGAGCGTAACCCCATGCGAAGAGTGGATAGTGTGACTATCACAGTTACCAACCAAAACTATTTGTTTGATGTGGTTGGTGAGAGTTTTCTTTGGAACATGGTTAGAAAAATGGTAACAGTTTTAAAAAATGTTGGAAACGGCGAATTAGGTGTGGATGAGGTTAAACAATTTTTTAAACCACAACACACACCATCAATAACACCTATGCCTCCTGAAAGCCTCATTTTAATGGATGTTTCCTATAACCATGTTCATTTTATAGAAAATGAATATGCTCGCTCAAAATTTATACAGACTTTACATAAAGAATTTTCTAATCATCAAAGAATGGCTGCTACCACAGCTGAAATGATTAAGTCCCTAACTGGGGATTAG